A section of the Kluyveromyces lactis strain NRRL Y-1140 chromosome F complete sequence genome encodes:
- a CDS encoding uncharacterized protein (no similarity), producing the protein MATLGLGGKSDSDKSKKQQEESNSPTKHTVNDSDLGKEHVSKHQSQSQTHRDNVQDKYDYGNFKDKEAKDARTRVAAASVPANTHSSESQQSTAKHTLKSATSETQYNRSVPQKSMPSKGINDATSEPLVGNDYALKQSSNAVATDTGISRNTGSNTTKEQKFSAIDATDSQNDGSYGGSSGQQNQFHNTSQYVNPNQFDTNVFEKKNEKPITGDSSHKNAQKHTSQDMQGTYVDNNYVSSRAYEGTSHTLDPNVKHDGNAAHDENTADSGLWSSVMGAVGLRKTSSQSQKTGSDPQNEYGLEQDMGNTHISDTRGGASNKSNNGEIKGTVKSKGIPALAEKNSIPPTMGAALTAEDLKKKSGNVGDSHDNQIPGTFSSEYGGNSKSLVDPDKNTYSTENAYTSSDNNRHTRNVSVDEQGNTDRPTSEAKSHGLSQHEEGYQYDTKSGVPRSVQQKETHTTDENGNVVNKISNTIKSTLH; encoded by the coding sequence ATGGCTACCTTAGGTCTAGGTGGAAAGTCCGACTCTGACAAATCTAAGAAGCAACAAGAGGAGTCAAATTCTCCAACTAAGCACACAGTCAATGATTCTGATTTGGGGAAAGAACACGTGTCCAAACACCAATCACAATCTCAAACTCATCGTGATAATGTTCAAGACAAGTATGATTACGGTAACTTCAAGGATAAGGAGGCCAAAGATGCTAGAACTAGGGTTGCGGCAGCTTCAGTACCTGCGAACACTCATTCAAGTGAATCGCAACAATCGACTGCCAAGCATACCCTAAAGTCTGCTACCTCTGAAACGCAGTACAATAGATCTGTCCCTCAAAAATCAATGCCTTCCAAGGGAATAAATGATGCGACAAGTGAACCATTGGTTGGTAATGACTATGCGTTGAAGCAAAGCTCCAATGCTGTAGCAACCGACACTGGAATTTCAAGGAATACTGGTAGTAACACGACTAAAGAGCAGAAGTTCTCTGCTATCGATGCTACTGATAGTCAAAACGATGGCTCTTACGGCGGGTCTTCCGGccaacaaaatcaattccATAACACATCACAGTACGTTAATCCTAACCAATTTGACACCAATGTGTTCGAGAAGAAAAACGAAAAACCAATCACTGGCGATAGCTCTCATAAAAATGCTCAAAAACACACTTCCCAAGACATGCAGGGAACTTACGTTGACAACAATTACGTTTCTAGTAGGGCTTATGAAGGAACTTCTCATACCTTAGATCCTAACGTGAAGCACGACGGAAATGCTGCACATGATGAAAACACTGCTGACTCAGGTCTTTGGAGTTCTGTGATGGGTGCTGTCGGTTTGCGTAAAACTTCTTCGCAATCCCAAAAAACTGGTTCAGATCCTCAGAATGAGTATGGTTTGGAGCAGGACATGGGGAATACTCATATTTCTGATACCAGAGGAGGAGCATCCAACAAATCTAATAATGGTGAGATTAAAGGGACCGTGAAATCGAAAGGTATTCCAGCACTTGCTGAGAAGAATTCTATCCCGCCTACGATGGGTGCTGCTCTAACAGCAGAAGACCTTAAGAAAAAATCCGGTAATGTTGGTGACAGTCATGATAACCAGATTCCAGGCACTTTTTCCTCTGAATACGGTGGAAATTCGAAAAGCTTGGTAGATCCCGATAAGAACACTTACTCCACGGAGAATGCATACACATCCTCAGACAACAATAGACATACAAGAAATGTGTCAGTTGATGAACAAGGAAACACAGATCGTCCCACTTCCGAAGCAAAGTCGCATGGTTTATCGCAACATGAAGAAGGATATCAATACGATACCAAAAGTGGTGTTCCAAGATCTGTGCAACAAAAGGAGACTCACACCACTGACGAGAATGGAAACGTTGTCAACAAGATCTCAAACACTATCAAATCAACCTTACATTGA